A single region of the candidate division WOR-3 bacterium genome encodes:
- a CDS encoding SLC13 family permease encodes MKKRYFKKFLLLGVFLFLGFLISRLPFPDMKEPARITLGILSIAIFLWITEIVPLYITSFVILFLEVLFLTKFVGDFKVFLFPFFDSVIVLFLGGLVLAYTLKKFNLDEWFLFLILKRVGNSPSRILFGLMVVTGFLSMWMSNTAATALVIGLVLVLINQIPADDPLVKALALGIPFAANIGGIATPIGTPPNALAIGILREKGISISFCQWLFFGLPITAILFFLIYFILRLLFRSKLSRVP; translated from the coding sequence ATGAAAAAAAGATATTTCAAGAAATTTCTCCTTCTCGGCGTCTTCCTTTTTTTAGGATTTTTAATCTCCCGCCTCCCCTTTCCGGATATGAAAGAACCAGCCCGCATCACCTTAGGGATTCTTTCCATCGCCATCTTCCTTTGGATTACAGAGATTGTCCCTTTATACATCACTTCCTTCGTCATCCTCTTTTTAGAAGTCTTATTTCTCACAAAATTTGTTGGCGATTTTAAGGTCTTCCTCTTTCCCTTTTTTGACTCGGTAATCGTCTTATTTTTGGGGGGATTGGTTTTAGCCTATACCTTAAAGAAATTTAACTTAGACGAATGGTTTCTCTTCTTAATCTTAAAACGCGTCGGGAACTCTCCTTCCCGCATCTTATTCGGTTTGATGGTGGTGACGGGCTTTCTTTCTATGTGGATGTCCAATACCGCAGCGACCGCCTTAGTGATCGGTTTGGTCTTGGTCTTAATCAATCAAATCCCAGCGGATGACCCTTTGGTTAAGGCATTGGCTTTGGGTATTCCTTTTGCCGCAAATATCGGGGGCATCGCCACCCCGATCGGCACCCCGCCCAATGCCTTGGCGATTGGTATCCTCCGGGAAAAGGGGATTAGTATCTCCTTTTGCCAATGGCTCTTCTTTGGTTTACCGATTACTGCCATCCTCTTTTTTCTCATTTATTTTATTTTAAGGCTTCTTTTTCGCTCTAAATTGTCAAGGGTGCCA